From Bombyx mori chromosome 18, ASM3026992v2:
ttatatacgccattgattaccggcggagtgaggggaggacgtacgtatttaatgacgcgtatacgtcggcgtattcttgcacaacggcgataaagtgttgtgcagtggaggcagcgcgaatggcgtcgcccaaagcgttaacgcgctcaaagttgatcgactgaaagaagtcgatcgctaaagcgagattgtcggacgcggtcggagggcaagtcgcgggagaggaacgtgtcgcgggggcgggacgagtcacgggggcgggacgagtcgcgggggcgggacgaatcgcggaggagggaattgtagccgtgttcatatacggcagcggtttcgcccaggccgagacactgggcaccggcgccgaaacgaacgctggcttagcctgcgacacagagggtgccgaggctttgatgtctgggccggaagctcggaggcggttttgacgggcgacgcggcgatttattttcggggctcgggggcatccgcggtaatttgcggggtgaccctgtgtttgacacaggacgcagctaggcggttccgtcgcggttttttggtcgcgagcgcagagggccgtggcgtgatcgcccaaacacttaacacatcgggggcgcgcgtgacagttacgggaagagtgcccgtacagttgacagttatggcactggctaggagtgccttttttatggggggcttcgacggcgataccggagagcctacagacggcctgtgtgttgaagattttcttaccctcgggggtaggctggagggtgactagaaccatattatatggctccctaccgcgaccggtgtgcatacggtgcacagaattcactggaaagccctgttctaacagatcggccttgacgagctctacatctaactctttagggattccgcgtattacaacgcggagttcgcgctcctcctggagcgtataagtatggaaacttatacgttccttacggaggtaagaagagagggccctatggtcgtcgggtgtttgaaccttaatttgaatgccgttcgcgaggttacgggcattcgtgaaatttatatttttggccttaagggccaggcaaactcgatcccaagctgccttctcctgaaggataaccgggggaggggtctgggttttattttgtgccaccggacgcggcgacggagtggcacggactgggggcgcaacgggagtctgagggcgggggcgcgacgcgttcgcggctttgctaattttagcggccgcaggagctcgggactccgcggcacgcttcttacccttctgtaccagggtgaatccatccgtcgatgaggcgggggcgaggtcaacctccatgtccgagtcagagtcggagcacgaggaggcgggtgcaggcgacctacgagcaagtgtaggtgttttagaggaggccgcggatgatcgctcagctgaaacgatggtcacagtggacgacgcagcagctttactcgccagtataggcgacacgggagcggcaggcacaaCGGAGGCTGCgttgctcaatgcagaagctttgcacgcaggtacaggcgacgcaggagcagcgagcgcggcggagtcctcgagagggctcgcagtgtgattggccttgaaggccagaaactctgaggcgagctgtgggtggtgaagtcggaggaattccgcgaatacagcgtccatgatcgctgagtacccaggtggggcggccccgggttttgaaaacactcgccttgcggcgaggccccaacttctcggacctgagcggttctattgaacacaggtggcaatgcggcgcgattactacaggacaaagaaaaagcaaaacaaatcagaaataacaaaaagaaacgaaacaaataaatacttgcaggaaaccactttgtcggcaaatgttccacgaacacaaaaacaactaaaaggaaacaaataaaagcttccaggaaaaacacttggtcggcagttGTATCACgatcacaggccgcgcgaacaatggccgggctaacaaaagccgggcgaacaaagaccgggcgaacgagtggtcgatgagcacgtccgcacgtgacgggtgcctctatcggaatgacgtcatcaggttttttttttttttttttttttttttatgattgaaagtttactggtggcccgaaggcctttccagtttcaccaggacaggtgggcgagcaaaggctcagccaagaggggtgggatttgctaacaactgcccgagcgcctccgaaggagacctaacaactcaagagcaattgtttcgcgaatgaatctactaccggatcggaatcgcgacccgctgagaagatccggcgagaaactcagcgggctgatgcatgggttaggttgcacgtcgacctctttgtcgagttcgacgagtacggttaccggggtccctaagcctgcccctagtattagagctgaaggcatctaatgcaaaggttattggatctgatggatccgtaaggacgtgtctagggcgtcgacggtgactggctcctgcatgatcaggattcggggagtagtcagcggcggcaacgataaggcgattatcatgacgcatagccttatcgaagtatcgttccgacgctgacttcatgtatttccgaattgattcgaggcccaagtcgtcgtgtaggtcaacgttcctcacgaaccacggagccccgacagctaacctgcaaaagcgggattgtagggattggagggtgtctatgtgtgtgcgggccgcgtgagcgaacaccacactcgcgtaagtcatgacgggccttatgcaagttttgtaaagtgtcaccttgttccgaagggacattttactccgcttacagatcatggggtagagtctaccgagaataaacgcggcacggtcacggactgattttatatgcgggcggaatgtcatcgatgcatccagggtaacgcccaggtacttgaccttcctggcccagggtatgggttgtctaaagagagtaatcgggggtgtgaaattcctcctcctaatccgggaggaaatccgtgtggagcttcccctctgaaatagcaccgcagtacttttcgctgggttgatgtctatgcgccattttcggaaccactgtcctagggctagggctgcgctctgaagcttcttcgcgattagggacttatttctactagaatagtaaacagtcgtgtcgtcggcgaataaagctaaatgggtcggcggcgaccggggaatatcgttgacgaataagctaaataggaggggtgagaggacagagccttgcgggactccagctgtgagaggtcgtggggaggagcgggttccctcgactcgatatcgaaaagagcggttcgacaagaagtcccgtatgatgagcacgagactatccggcacgcccatgttgaatagtttgaaaatcaaaccattgtgccagactttgtcgaacgcttttgcgacgtcgaagaagagagctcccgtgtataacggttttggtcgattaagccccacaagaatatgctccgtgaggcggtgcacctgttgaacgcatgagtgatttgtacggaatccgaattgttcatcgataagaatgcccttggatgagacgaagtctctgaggcgtttgtagagcagacgctcatacagtttgcctagagacatgaggaggctaatcgggcggtagctcgtcggatgattttttggtttaccgggtttatgtatgccgataacgtccgcttctttccacaccgcgggaaagatacagttcgccatagcggcattgaaaatagatgccaacatcacgatgagttggacggatagaagtttaataacgcggttggatataccgtcggaaccgggagccttgcgaggacgtaggtctttgatcaagtctttaacttccatcggggtgacgggtggtaacgcatcagagggtggcaaggaggctctgcgttctacctcactgtctactaattctacatgaacagggtccacggattgagtgctgggcgtgcactgggtttgcaatgtatcggccagcagctctgctttttcgtcatcatcgaacgccgcgagtcggcctgaggggcctacgagggggggcatagttactaccgtatccgatttgagagtacgagctaagcggtagtaagacctttgagagggcgcgagtccttctaagaaatcagaccatctggcatctcggacttcggtgatgcgagactttacgtcgcgttgtagggcacgcattcgaatacgattttccgcggtaggatacctgtcgtaggcgcgtatcgaggcgttcttagctctaaggagttccctaatatcgtcggacaatttgaagcggtgaaggaagtcctccgctacaacttgtttcgatgacctatctaatgtcgaggtgatgtgtgacgttaagatgtctatggcttcagcggtatcctgaggagacgggatagagtccgggttaaacgggagcgatggtggatcagattcagccaggctgatgcccagcgtgtgccaatccaccacagtcctagtgacgggaacggaatcgggagcgcgaccgagcttcataacgacgggacggtggtctgaatctaactctgaaactacttcgatcgagtgtaagcgcagagttacgttttttaataacgctatgtcgagtatatccgggcgatgcgcgatatttagcgggtagtgagtcggggttagcggagcgacgatatcgaaggcgagatcatcgactaacgcgtcaagccgcctgccattcggggttgtggtgtgtgagttccacctgatgtgtttacaatttaggtcgcccgccagaatgacagagctccccataccgagcagcgcctcgatatcactgcttagaacgatcttatccggtggaagataaacggacgcgataacgatcggcgcgtgtcccgtcagtgagattcggcacactgatgcttcgatattagcgagcgcgggaggatcgagcgggacgcaatgcagggctcttctatagtaaatgacggtaccaccaccacgggcagagagcctgtcgttcctgaccatgttatagttcgcgattttagggtcacggcgcgcgggcttaagtagggtctcctgcactaaaaagatatcaatttggtggtcacgcaaaaagtcagaaacctgatcacgttgatttgcgagaccgtaagcgttaaaaaatcctatcgttacggataggggctttattctacttatatacgccattgattaccggcggagtgaggggaggacgtacgtatttaatgacgcgtatacgtcggcgtattcctgcacaacggcgataaagtgttgtgcagtggaggcagcgcgaatggcgtcgcccaaagcgttaacgcgctcaaagttgatcgactgaaagaagtcgatcgctaaagcgagattgtcggacgcggtcggagggcaagtcgcgggagagggacgagtcgcgggggcgggacgaatcgcggaggagggagttgtagccgtgttcgtgtacggcagcggttttgcccaggccgagacactgggcaccgccgccggaacgaacgctggcttagcctgcgacgcagagggtgccgaggctttgatgtctgggccggaagctcggaggcggttttggcgggcgacgcggcgatttattttaggggctcgggggcaaccacggtaattcgcggggtgaccctgtgttcgacacaggacgcagctaggcggttccgtcgcggttttttggtcgcgagcgcagagggccgtggtgtgatcgcccaaacacttaacacatcgggggcgcgcgtgacagttacgggaagagtgcccgtacaattgacacgtcatcaggtttgagccccgtgagctcacctactagccacggttacgctgaagtagcctctcaaggcgatgagcttaggtaggaaaaaaaaaagcagggccATTATCTGAGCAAGCTAGAGATCTTTTTGTACGTTAAAGAATGGAGATAAATATGTGGTACAATTAAATATCAAGTAGATACATGtcacattaaaatgtttttcgatatattttatcaaaacacttctatttcaatttttgtttcaattttttcGGTATAAAAGTCCTTAATAACCCTCTTAACTTGTATTCTTAATTTCTTAGGCCATAAGGCTATATGAAAATAGTGTCTTCTAAGtaataatttatgaaaaaataataattatgtaacatATTCTTGTTTGGTTTGTTTAGGTACTTTTCTTTAATATCCctaaaataaatgatatattCAAAAACCAACTGTCTATCAATctacatctgtgtgcttagtgcgagagtttcaacgttctcgatagcgtaaaagttaactcagatttgtatgcaactgaaacagcgcccctagcggcaaacgtaggcaaatgttccaactccatacacatTTGAGTTAACTAagacttttacgctatcgagatcgttaaaaaactcgcactaagcacacagattacTACTTACATAGAAATACGAACTTCTTGAAAATCGTTGAACCTTTCTACTTGAAATTGAAATACTGAATTAGTATCATTCTGTGGTGGAAGAGCTTACGATTGGCCCGGTGTTGTCGATGCCGCCttgtagcatttacgttgtgtatgtGCATGGGCCCCGCTAACCTCTTGACAGAAGGTGGGCAGGGTCTTTTCCTGGCCCATTCCACATTTACTGAAAACGAAAGTTTATGATTTACAAAGCCGGATACTACGGCTAGGAAGTTTGGTCAGAACCATGCCGCTCATTATGGTTATATCCACACTCAGAGCTTCTCTGAAGGATAACATCAGGAATGAGACTATTCGACAAAGAACGAAACTCATCGATGTGGGTCAGAGAGAGTCACTCGCTGGAGCAACAGGTTCTTGAGAGGATAGGGGTGCGCCTAAGGTGGAGCGATTATTTACGAAGGGTAGGAGTAAGCAATGAATTAGAAGAACCGAAGACCGAACTTAGTGGTGTAAATTGGGAGAACCtaatgtccagcagtggattaCTGTGGGCACGCGATGACGATGGAAAGTTTATTACATAGatattattttctgtttatGTTTCGGGAAAGGTTTCTCTAAGTCTATGCTCTTCCGTACCATTGTCCACTGTAAGCAAATTTCCAGTGCCCCGATATCCAGGCTGCCCTATATTGGCCGCCGATTTTGGTCTATCGATTGTAACATGAAGGAATACTTTTGTGAGTGCCGGCACTCAAGTGGTATTTTCTATTGGCTGCGGTCATCACTTAGCTCCAGACAGTTTTAGGTAGATATTTCATCTTGTAAGTATATTAATTTCAagaaacctgttttttttttcatatacctACTAAGCTAAATGTACACGGATATTAGTCAATTGGCGGGTTTATGAATCCTTGtgcattttgatttattttaaagataacgAAGAAAGTAAACGAATCATGCTCGAATATGTTAAActctttattttcttaaataattatttacaaaactttatttttatacttaaaGCGTGATAAAActatgaaacatttattttaaagtctatttatataaaaatttaagtttaatgttataaacaaattaGCAAATAAGACCATAAAATATTACTTTCATATAGTGCATgataaaacttaaatatttattttatagtatattaaaagtcaaaattgatttaaatgttaaaataaataagataacTAGACATTAAAATGattcaaaaattataaaaaataaatacatacgtataaaagaaaaatcttaATTTCCAGTAGGTACATGTTTAAATTTGATTCTTCTCTTCGCTGGTTTTATCTGTGgtgtttttgtaaatattctttTGCAGATCTCCGAGTTCAATATACTCtggtgaatcgaaatctattcTTCTTCTAGTTATTGCAAGGGCAGTTCTTCTCGAGACATGACGTTTCGGTGTTCTTAATACGGGAATATGTTCAAAGCGTTCAGAATATAATGTTTGGATATCTTCGATGATTGATGATTCATGAAGTAATTCATTATCCAGGTATTCTTCTTGTTGTTCACTCCCGCAAGAGTCTGTTTCACTGTCACTCTCGTATTTTTGAAACTTCGGGAACGGCGTCCTTCCGGGTGGCGCGATTGAGGCCCGTACTTCAACATCTGGTGACGAAGCCAGAGAGCCTTTCTCtgtaaaaacatattatgtttGGTCATTTTAGCACAGCATAGTCTGGCAATAGAATAAAGTCACAATTAAAAGTACATTTGAGAACAGTCAGTCTTCCTTCTTCaaaatgttaaaaacaaaataaatgagaAAATCTAAGACGTAAAAATATCTAGAACTTGAGGTATCAATCAGCGACTAAGGTTGAATTTTGATTATTCGGCGAATtctagtaattttaaatttgtataaaacaattcacacagaATAGTTGGAGGTGCTCACTTGCTTCAAACGTGTCCGTTGTCTTTCCCGAAAACAAGCTCACAAACTTTAATTTGTAAATTCTAAACATTCTGAATTcgatcaaattaaatttaaatactgaGATAGCAGCAGAACCAACACTACAGAAGTACTAATGTCACTGAAGGCTATCTCCTGTTTATATACTGTTGTGCTTTGTGTATTTAGTGCACGAAATAATTAGGTTTATTAGTAAATCACCCTGGAGTGATTACTTAATTATACGGTACTTACGGTAGTTACCAGCAGGTAATTAGATTTCCAGTAAACAAACAATACCTAATGCTTAATGCAACCCTTTATATCTCCAATTTTAGtgattagaattaattaaaaatcgatttatttttagtttagtcATTAAGAAATGATATCAGTGTATATTTGATAATGAATGGCTTAAATAAAAACGGACCTTTTTTCGTAATTTTCGTTTAAACATCAAATATCTCGTGAATTGTCTGCCCAGCCAAGCTAGTTAGGCTTACGGAGGGCTTACGTAAATGATCGTTGATTTTTTTCGAACTATTTTTGGGAGCTGCTCTAACTGTTTCATTCACATGTAACTTTTTTTatcttcaaaccggaaagtaTTCCTGCTACGACTCAAAAATAGGCAGAATCGCGGTGACTCTTGCTAGAGCACGTTACTAGAGTGCGTCAGAATACGTAAAGTCAGCAACTAAGAAAAGCTGGTGCGTGTCTGCAGGATTTTGATGCGAGTATGGACCAGGGTTCCAGTCACAAATTTTCGAAAACTTTTAGACCCAACTAAGTAGTTTTCAAAATACTTCAACA
This genomic window contains:
- the LOC101738308 gene encoding uncharacterized protein LOC101738308, translating into MFRIYKLKFVSLFSGKTTDTFEAKKGSLASSPDVEVRASIAPPGRTPFPKFQKYESDSETDSCGSEQQEEYLDNELLHESSIIEDIQTLYSERFEHIPVLRTPKRHVSRRTALAITRRRIDFDSPEYIELGDLQKNIYKNTTDKTSEEKNQI